The genomic region TATCTCATTTGTTCTCTGCTCACTGCATGAGTTCACAATTTATGgctattttagttatttttcttgtgagataaaagaggaattttattgcatatttattttatttgatgaaCTGCCAAATTAGATTTACTACAGAACATTCGACACTGGATTTTTATCATATTCAGACAAACACAAAATCAACATATCCTTAAACTGCAATCCAACCTGTCATTCTAAAAAATGCATGATTTATCTCCTACAAACTATTCCACTCCCACTAGAGGCTCTGCTGGTGCAGTCTAGAGGGCTGTAGTCCATCAGCGATGAATCTCTTTGGTCCGATGCTCTGGCTGGAGAAAATTTACAGGTATAACAATCGGCAGTGAGAAGTGATGACGTTCGATATTTGTCTTCTCCTCCAACTATTGGCATTGCCGTGCCTGGTTTTGCAGGGTTCATGAAATCCGGCTGATAAGTCCTACCAAGTACTCCTTCAACTTTCGAAGATAAACCGTAGAACTTGAATTGCAGCTCTAAGTGAGCAAAACAGTCGTCAGAGGGTATTTGGTAGTTATGAATAGGATCATCTTCCCTGGTCACCGGTACCACATTTACTGAAATCTCAGCAATATCAGGAAAAGTCACTAAGACACTATTCTTGTCAGATGTTCTCTCCACTGTAAGGTCACTTTCCGGGGATTTCCATGATGATAAATGGCCTTCCGGTACGACAATTACGTTCCCATTGTAAGAGAACCTCAGATGGTCAAATTCCTCATCCCAAGTTGCTGCACGTTTGGCCTCAAGAGAAAAGGTTTCGGATCCAGAGAGGACACCAATTGCTTGAATCCAAGTATAATCCCGGGTTCGGCCTGCTGGCCTTAGGCCAATGAACCTGCCATTAATTTGGAGGTTAGGATCCGATACCAAACTGAAATGCTCATTGCTCTTCCCGTGGAAATAAAACACGATGCCATCACCGCCGATGAATCTAGGATCCAAGCATGCTGCTCCAGGGGCATTGCAGTTCGGCTTCCTATCTACAATCACGAAAAAAAAACCAGACATTGTATCAACACTTTAAATAAGTTCAACATGAAATGAttaatctgttttttttttttcctgttcCTTACTTTTGCATTCAGCTTTGCATATAGGGGAATCGCAATTAACATAGCAAACTTTTGCCTTCCGATCCGACGGCTTCGTCGATGGGCATTGAGACGGGCATGTCATCGTCTTGAGAAAGCAAGGACTCCTACGTGAAAAGCAAGTCCTACGTTCTGGAACACCCTGCCCATGAATCTGCACCGATGCTGCTGATATGAAGagaaacaaaataatcaatgaGGAAGCATTGCTAATGatcctcattttttttttttgttaaaagaagCCTAAACTCCACAAGGTAGCCTTAAAAGTAAAAACCCAACTTTCAGAGATTTATAATCTCTTCTGAGAATCTTTACTTATCCTATAATTTAGCAGCTTTTGAAGCAAGAACATGGTCTCATTGTAGCATTCACAGGATTGTATAGTTTTGGTCAATGCTTTGGGATTCGtatttgtgatttaaaaattgGCTGTTGACAATCTCTTAGGTTGGTCTAGGACTAGGATGGATTCATTGTTGAGTGACTTGTTTTTGGCAATTTTAAACAGAATTTTCAGCAAGGAACATTATTTGATTGCAGTCATTTCATTGGGCTATTTttcatatgaattatataaatatcaacTAGTACATGCATCGATaaatttggttttgaattgTGGTTTCACTCAAATTGGGTTGTTTGTTTATTGAAAATAGTTTcaagaaaatgattttgaaaaatgacttaatttcttggaaaaattaatatttttggtgttaGATGAATATAtgcaaaatattttctattttttgagagatttcttaaaatattttataaaagttatgaaaCAAACATACCTCTGCgattttcttatcttttcattgtttaattgagtttattttatatttataaatttatattttacattgtttttgcatatattaaaaatattttgttaaattcaagtttattacaACGTCATTTTTAGTTATATGACTACTaattgagtatttttatttaaaaagtaacatcaacaaaattgacaaaaaaatttaacaatatcaacaattgaacttgatattcaaatcaaaagaaggattaaattcttgaaaataaaagtataaaggctaaattgcaaatttgtaaaaagtacatagacttatgacatattttaacctttatactacaaaatatttattattaatatatttataattgtaataaatatttattataaaatattaatattgaatattttcaattaaaataaattcaaagtattaaataatttattaaaataataaattatatcaataatttattatatgaataaatatagataataaaatatgtattttaataatattgaaaaatataatattttaaattaaaatattaaatattttaaaaataaaaataaaattaattatcaatataataaaattaaacttgatttaatttaatttttatataaaaataaaattaagtattgaGGAGCTCTTTTCCGTTGACTAagttcttttaaattatattttactatttttgaattaaaaatcattaattaattgtgtatcaaattttaaaattcacaaataaaattaaaaaatttgctattgaaaatatattacgtataacatcaataatttttctttaatagcACAATCTAAATGAGGCAGCTaaataaaggtaaaatattattaacttcTTTATGGTATAAAGGATGACTTCAGTCTTCCATACTGAGCTTCTTAAAGGAAATCCATTGGTCAACATCTTTTACTAAAAGATTAGATATATATGTGTTACATAAAAGACggtatcttgaaaaaaaaaaaggttacaTAAAAGACAATATATATGAATGAAGAACCAtttagaaatgaaaatattgaattattgtCAGTCTATATAGCTTAAGCTTTCATTATTTTAACTGATAACAGCTACCATTCCATGACTTTCTTTCTTGCAAACAATGCCATATCCAGCTGAAGCCCCACGGGTGCAGTCGAGGGTGAGAACTTCAGTCTGAGATGTGGTCTCTTCATTTGAACCAGTTTCTGGTGAGAACATGCATGTTGAACAGTCTGGAGAAAGAAGTGAAGTTGTCCTATATTTATCTTCACCGCCCACAACAGGCATTGCCACACCAGGCTTGGCCGGGTTCTCGAAATCGGGCCTGTAAGTCCTTCCAAGGACTCCATCAACATTAGGGGAAAGGCTAAAGAACCTAAACTGCACTTCCAAGTGAGCAAAGCAGTCATCAGAAGGTACTTTGTAGTGGTGAACCCTGTCATCTTCTTTGGTCACTGGAACTACATTCACCATAATCTCTGCTGTGTCCTTTAATGTTACAATCACACTGTTCTTGTTTTCTACTCTCTCAACTTTCACTTCCTTTTCAGGGGAGTACCAACTTGAGAGTGCACCTTCTGGGACAACTAGTTCCTCCCCGTTGTAACTGAACTTTAGATGGTCCACTTCACTGTTCCATGTTGCAGCCTTAGTAGCCTCAAGTGAAATGGAGTGAGAGTTGAACAGGATTCCAAGTGCTTGAATCCAAGTAAAGTCCCGAGTTCGGCCTGCGGGGCGGTGGCCGATAAAGCGGCCATTGATTTGTAGACTGCTATCAGACACCAAGCTGAAGTGCTCATTGCTTTTTCCATGGAAGTAGAAGACAATGCCATCACCACCGATGAATCGGGGATCGTAACATGCTGATCCAGGACTATTGCAGTTTGGTTTTCGATCTAAAATCAcgaaagaaaacataaattaaactttaacATGTATATGAGACGCTTTAAAATGAAACAGAAGAAGGTGATCTTACATTTGCAATGTGATTTGCAGACAGGTGAATCACAGTTAACATGGCAAACTTTAGCCTTTCGGTTTTCATAGCTAGTGCTTGGACATTCATAGGGGCAATGTATATACTTTCCATAGCACCGGCTTGCCGGATTGCTGCAATAAACAGAATCTGCTTTTGCTTGAATCACAGTTGAAACAAAGACGATGAGAATGATAAAGAAAGAGCTGCTTCTTATCTCCATGCTTCAGTTAGTAGAAAGAAACAAGAATTATGATTCAAATGATGTGACCAACTCCTGGATTATTGTCCCTATATATAGTGTTGGAACTGCTGTGTTTCGTAGTATTATCTGTTATATTTTACTAGCAATGTTGTATAATGTTTGAACTAAAATTGAAGCATGAACATGGGATATATAGGAACCTTTTGAATGCTTTTATCTTAAGGATTGAAGTCAGGGCTCACAAATGTAATCGATTATCAATAATGAAAGGATAAAAACTGTTGCTTTGaggataaaacattaatttgtcCCTTTACTTTGTTCTGAAAAAGTTGaacatttctttaatttattcagATTCAGGATTTAAAGACAAAATATGTATTCTGCAAGTACACTGCATCCTCTTCaatgttcaaattaattttataacgCCAGAAATAGGGgtatattttctcaaattgaaaGTCATGGAGCTGCAATATCATGAATGTATGCCAACTATTAAATTAGAATTCCCCTTGTAATTTCGCCAACCTTTTGTTAACACCATATCTTACTGCTGTAAGGCTCAGTACACTCACTTACAGGTCCTAGTGGTGGCACAAATGTAATGGGTTATACTAATGTCACATTCATTTACTATTTCCACgcacacatacaaaaattataattaaaaacatcATGAGTGAGTTTAATCCAAATTTATTATGATGAAGTTAATTTTGGTCgaatttgttattaatttagtatttataatgATTATAACTATTCGTTATTCAAATAcatctataatataatatagacaatattaataaatattaacaatatagataatattttagatgggtatgataaaatatcaaaccaacttaaaattttacatgcgTGATATGTACAAATATCTTGGCAAATTCaataatgaaattgttaaaatattaatcatataaaaatttcaaataatgtaAAACCACTTTAATTTTACATGGACATGAGTGGATCCTCCTATTGTTGATATAATAATGGTTGTAGTTATTTATCCTATCACtcctaaaatggtaaatttttaatttagaccttttataatttataaaattttaaattagtaagggtaaaattgtacttttctccccaaaaataataaaattttgatttaaacctttaaaaattataaaaatgtaggCTATTAAACtgatgaaattgtatttttattattgtaaaaatataaaatttaattccagCCTCCTCCCCTAAAAAATTTTTCTGACTCTGTCACAACATATTTCCATTtccacacacacaaaaaaaatgtAGATGTCCTTCACATTGAAATTTAGAAACATTTTTAGAGATAGGCTTGATGAATTGAACAAAATttagaacacacaaatttaaaatccacGAATATAATTAAACATCATTTTAACGATTTTATTATAGTGAGATTTCATTAGATCTTTTAAATCAATggttgaaataaaaaaggaaaaaaaatcaatcgaTGATCATGCTACGTAGGATTTGTATTGAGAAACATTAGTTTATCTTTGAACTAATTCAACCAGTTTCAACATTAAAAGAATAGAAACTAATTTCTAgagaaaaacaatttatttgGTAATTGATTTAATAAGTTCCAATTACTAAcgcaattttttattttctaactaTGCTTAATCGAACAGCTACAGCTTtcttatttctatattttaaccATGATAAATCTCACGAAATCTCACTataataaaatctcaaattaaatattactttGGCCACATTTTAACTAGCGCATTTTTGTTAACCATGACTAAGATCAACTGTTGAAACAAAAGCGGGAAGTTCATATTATTGAGTCACTAATTGGAATATAAGATATCTCCTTAAGAATGTAGGATACTAAAGGTGTAGTAATTTAGGATTGACTGATTCGTAATTAGTAGTTATGTTATACGTCAATAACTTGAGACTCGAATCCTAGAAAAGATCCAAGCCTCCGACTCATGACCTGACCACAAGAGGATAACAAGGTGAACCAAATTACAAGGTAAGGCTACAGACCCAGCTCGTAGGAACCTTGCACGAGCTCAAAGGGCAGGATCTCAGGTTCAACTCGCAGAACCAACTCACAAGATAAGGTTACAGACCCGTCTCGGGGGGACTTAGGGAAGGTCgcagtgtaacacccctaacccatatctgtcgttggaacagggttacggatgCATTACTGGAATAAATAGATCAAATACagatatttcatattatttaacatttatgtcagatattattcataaagtctcttatatgagccctcgaggcccaaaacatacattagaaataagtcgggactaaaccaggtactcagagaatttttagCAAATTCTTAACATTTTTCCAaggtacaggggacacacgcccatgtggtcagGAGATTACTAtagaacaaaggaaaataaaacaaagtaagcatttaatgcttagtaagttcgtataacaggagattaacttaccatttaattcatatttctaataagcaaataaacatgctcaaaccaatttggccaattgcctaaacacatatcctcatcaagtttgttagtcatgtaattcacataaataccaagaaacatgaatgagctcatcaatatttaatttccaCATACAAGTATTCATCACTTCAAGTGTCCATGAAcatgtacatatcatatctttgtatttcaagtatttctcATAATAATTCATCTTGAATTCATATCATCTCATATCGAAACTTTACCCGTTAAgtcatttaaaatatagatgGATACAAGGGTAGTACACATAAAGTGTACAAAGCTGTAAAcctgtcaattcatattcgggagtGCTCATACGAGCACATAAACTGGaagctctctctcgagccatataacgggaagctcatgtgagccatgtaataGGAAGTTTATCCGGGCtgtataacaggaagctcataagaggcATATTCAggaagctccggatagccatatatagggaagttcaagcgagctaTATCGAAAAGCTTCGGAGAGCCATTAattaggaagctcacaaagagcctttaaacAGAAAGCTCACGAAGGGCCCTATATCAGGACACTCATAAGAGCTGCAGTGTGTCCataacacatgcaggatcacaatcGATCGGGacgctccgaagagctattaacgggaagctcgcaggAACCATATAGcaggaagctcgagagggctaataacgggacgctctttcgagctgtggtgtgtttGCAACAGatgcaagaccacaaccaattcgggaaccttgtatttgtaacagcctgatttttagtgatgtcaaaaatagtggttcgagaccaccaaattcGGTAAATAAGCtcgtaattttttattatttaatatttcgagctgtggtgtgtttGCAACagatgcaggaccacaaccaattcgggaaccttgtatttgtaacagcctgatttttagtgatgtcgaaaatagtggttcgagaccaccaaattcGGTAAATAAGCtcgtaattttttattatttaatatttatgagtcaaatgtggtttttaaaagatttttaaattagtaatttgtgtattataagattttattaggttaagtgatttagaaaAGAGGTGTCGAGATCTTGGTCCTATAAACCGAGTCCTAAATATTTAGAAAAGAGGGTTTAAATGAAGATATCAAGTTGTTAGTTGGGATTctagaattaaaagaatttgttgtactgGTCGATCGAGCTCATAAAGCTGAAGAGCTAAGTAAAGAGAAAAAGCAAGCTGAGATTGAAGCCTAAACTTTAAGTAAAAGCTTTACCGAAAAGTTATATCAGTCAGCTTCAAATAAGTCAAAGAAAGATCATGACCGTTCTGTTACTTTTGCGGGATATTCTGGGAGAGACAGAAGTATTCAACATTCTAATCCGAGATCTCGGGCTACATCTGTAGCAAGTGCAGACAGTGTTGGAAATCCCAAACCTAGGTGTAAACActgtaataaattttattttggtgagTGTCGTATGAAGAGCGGAGCTTGCTTTAGATGTGGATCTTATgaccactatcttagagattgACCAGAAAAGCCTGAAAATGATACTACTCAATCGTCAAAATTGAGTAATCCTGCTACAAAAGGGAGACCATCTTGTAATCCCGATATTGTGAGTAGTAGCTGAGGTACGGAAAAAGATTCAACTGTCAAATCTGAAGCACGAGCACCATCAAAAACATATACTATTTGTGCACGTAAGGATGCCTCTGAACCTGATGTGattactggtactttttctcttATTGATACTGATATAattgctttaattgatcctAGTTCAACTCATTTATATATCTGCACGAATTTagtgaataataaaaatttatctgtTGAGTTCActaaattcgtggttaaagtctCTAACCCCCTAGGTCAGTATGTAAAGGTGGATAAAATCTGTAAGAAATTTCGTTAATGATACGGGGTTACTATTTTTCGGCTGATTTAATGTTATTgtcatttgatgaatttgatgtgattttaggtatggattggttgactcaGCATGATACCGTGGTAAATCGTAAACAGAAGTACATTGTATTGAAATGTCAGGATGATGAATTACTATGTATTGAATCTAATAAATTGGATGGTTTGACTAATGTAATATCAGCCATGTCAGCACTGAAATATGTCAGGAAAGGGTGTAATGCTtaccttgcttatgtgttggacACTAAAATATCTGAATCGAATATTAAATTAGTGCCAGTGGTATGTGAatatcctgatgtgtttccagaagaaTTACCCGGATTACCACCGGATAGAGAAgtgaaattttctataaatCTTGTTTCTGGAACAACACCAATATCAATAGCACCTTATAGAATGGCTCCAACgaaattgaaagagttgaaagcacagttacAAGAATTAACTGACAGAGGTTTTGCATGACCTAGTtcttcaccttggggtgcaccgattctgtttgtaaagaagaaatatggatcgttgagattgtgtatagattaCCGACAGTTGAAAATAAGGTTACAATCAATAATACATATCCACTgcctcgtattgatgacttgtttgattaGCTGAAAGGTGCTACAATGttttcgaagattgatcttcgttctaGTTACTAACAAATACGAGTGAAAGACTCGAATGTACCGAAAACAACCTTCAGAACtaggtatgggcattatgaatttcttgtgatgccatttggtttgactaatgcacctgcagtgttcatggatttgatgaatagaatttttagaccATATCTGGATAAATTTGTGACGGTATTCattgataatattttggtatattccCGATATGAAAATGAACATGTTGATCATTTGAGAATTGTACTGAAAACTCTACATGAAAAAATAGatgtatgctaaattcagtaaatgtgaattcagGCTTCGAAAAGTTGGTTTTCTGGGACATATAGTGTCGGCTGAAGGCATTAGAGTGGATCcgaataaaatttcagcaattgttaaaTGGAAACCTCCAAAAAATGTGTCTAaagtcagaagttttctgggattagtCGGTTATTATCAGAGATTTGTACAAGGATTCTCGATGATAGCTTCTCCGATGACTCGATTGTTgcaaaaaatgtgaaatttgaatagactgataaatgtcagcaaaggTTTGATTGGTTGAAAGCCCTATTGACTGAAGCACCAGTTTTGGTTCAGCTTGAATCAGG from Gossypium raimondii isolate GPD5lz chromosome 1, ASM2569854v1, whole genome shotgun sequence harbors:
- the LOC105787185 gene encoding uncharacterized protein LOC105787185 codes for the protein MEIRSSSFFIILIVFVSTVIQAKADSVYCSNPASRCYGKYIHCPYECPSTSYENRKAKVCHVNCDSPVCKSHCKYRKPNCNSPGSACYDPRFIGGDGIVFYFHGKSNEHFSLVSDSSLQINGRFIGHRPAGRTRDFTWIQALGILFNSHSISLEATKAATWNSEVDHLKFSYNGEELVVPEGALSSWYSPEKEVKVERVENKNSVIVTLKDTAEIMVNVVPVTKEDDRVHHYKVPSDDCFAHLEVQFRFFSLSPNVDGVLGRTYRPDFENPAKPGVAMPVVGGEDKYRTTSLLSPDCSTCMFSPETGSNEETTSQTEVLTLDCTRGASAGYGIVCKKESHGMVAVIS
- the LOC105779493 gene encoding uncharacterized protein LOC105779493, which translates into the protein MRIISNASSLIILFLFISAASVQIHGQGVPERRTCFSRRSPCFLKTMTCPSQCPSTKPSDRKAKVCYVNCDSPICKAECKNRKPNCNAPGAACLDPRFIGGDGIVFYFHGKSNEHFSLVSDPNLQINGRFIGLRPAGRTRDYTWIQAIGVLSGSETFSLEAKRAATWDEEFDHLRFSYNGNVIVVPEGHLSSWKSPESDLTVERTSDKNSVLVTFPDIAEISVNVVPVTREDDPIHNYQIPSDDCFAHLELQFKFYGLSSKVEGVLGRTYQPDFMNPAKPGTAMPIVGGEDKYRTSSLLTADCYTCKFSPARASDQRDSSLMDYSPLDCTSRASSGSGIVCRR